TAAGCAGAATGACACAGTCCGTGTAATGCGTGCGCAGGTTGTTCAAAATGATTTGCTCTGTTTTCATATCGACTGCTGAAAACGGGTCATCCAGAATCAGCAGAGCGCCATGATGATAGAGCGCCCGCGCCAAAGCGATGCGCGCCTGCTGACCGCCGGAAAGCCGGATGCCGCTGCTGCCGACCAAAGTCTGGATGCCTTCCGGCATGGCTGACAGGTCTTCCTCAAAACAGACATCCCGCAAAACAGCGCTAATATCTCCCTCTGCGCCCAGCGTAATATTGCGATAGAGGGTATCGGACAGCAACTGTGGCTGATGCCCCAGATAAGAAATCCGATTGCTGCGTTCCACCTTGCTGTAATCGCGCAGCTCCCGGCCGGCCAGCTGTATGCTGCCGAGATAAGGATACAACCCCTGTAAAGCAACACCCAAGCTGGATTTACCGCAGGCCACCGGACCTGTGACGCCAATCAGTTCGCCTGCTTTGGCCGAGAAATTCAGCTGTTCCAAAATCAAAGCCGGCTCTGTCGGATAAGAGAAGCTGAGATCACGCACAACCAGACTGGCCCCGGCAGCGCCGCTCCGATCGCTGCGCTCGTCTTCCCGATAGGCGGTCAGATAGGGTTTGATGCGCTGCCAGGAGACCGTCGCCTTTTGATATGTATTGAATAATTTGGAAGCCTTGCTGTCCTTGGTGGTCAGGGCGATAAAAATGGTGAGATAGGTGGAAAACATGCCGACCGTCCAGAACCCGCTGATCACATTGCTGCCGCCGTAATAGAGGATAAAGACAATGCCCAGTAAAGCGATCACATTGTAGACCGGCTGCATCGAATTCTCCAGAATATTCGCCCTGACCGACTTCACTTGCAGGTCATCCAGTTCATGAAAATACGCCTGGCGGTTCTTTCCTTCCAAACCGTTGACCCGCAGCAAGACGGTGTGCTCAATATTATCATAGGTGAGGCCGGCCACCCGGCTGCTTTGTTCCCGGGCTGCTTTGGAAAACTTTACAATGTAATTTTTCAGAGATTCTGCCAGCCACATGGCGACTGGTACAAAAAGGCAGGAGACAAGCGTCAGTTTCCAGTCGTAAACCAAAAGAGATATAAAATAGGAAAGCATCAGCACTCCGGTATCAAAGATCTCGGTGGTGACTTTGCGCATTCCCTCCACACAAATATCCACATCCGAGACCGCTTTGGTCATCAGATCCCCTGTCTGTTCCTGCGACAGCTCAAGAATTTCGCGATGCATGATGTTGTTGTAAAGCATCATGCGCATCGCGGCGCTGGTCCGGTTGGCAAACAGACGCACATAATAACGTTTGAAATAACGCATCAGCTGAATCAGCAGGACGGCAGCTACAAAGAGGGCGGCTTGCAGCCAGACCAGACGAAGCGGACTTTTGGCGAGGATGCTATCGATCAGCCGTCCCTGCAGAATGGGCCAGACCGACATGCCGCCATTGCAGAGGATACCACAAAAGAAAACGGCGGTTAAAACGGAGCGCTCTCGTTTCCAATAACTGCTGATTTGGTCTGGTTTTTCAACCGGACTAAGCTTCAGAACTGCCATGCTCTTTTGCCTCCAAAGCCAGTAAATTGCCAAAGCCGATCCGGCGTTCATTTTTTGATTTCCAGTAAAGCCGATCCAACACCGGCAGGAAACTCTCTTTTTCCACAGCAGTGAGATCCGCCAGCAGCCATTCGTAAAAGAAAGACTCTACCGAAGCCCTGGCATTCTTGACGGCATCGCCTTTTGCTGTGACATAAAGCTGTTTGCTGCGGCCGTCGCTGGGATCCTGTTGGCGCAGGAGAAAACCTTTCCGCTCTAAATTGACAGCCCGTCTGGCCACCGCCGCTTTATCCAGATTCAGCTCCGCCCGGATGCCTTCCTGACTGATGCCGGGATGATGACGCACACAATGAATGAATTCATATTCCGCTAGACCAATGCCGCTGTCCTTTAAGACTTTACCGGTAAAACGTGTCGCCTCGCGGGCGATTTTGCTGATCTGACGATTGGTCGCATCCATAATCTACCGCCTCTTTCCGAATAGTTGTAGTATCAACTAATTCAGAGCATACTACAATTCCGCGCAGCTGTCAACCGGCGAAAAAAAGTCGGCGGCAAGAGGGGCAGAAAAAACCCCTTGAACCCGTCCTTTACAGTTCAAGGGGTTGGTCGGTCTTATTTCGTTTGCCAGGCCTGGATGTTCTGCCAATCCGCCGTCAAATACTCGCCTTCCTCAAAAAGGATATGTCCCGAAGCATAGGGTTTGCCGGCAATGGTGATGGCGACCCGATCGGTTTGAAAATAATTGCCGAAGGTGTTAGCCACACTGTTTAACAGCATGGATTCCAAAGTGGTACCGGCATTCATATCGCTGACAAATTCAGCGGAAAGATCCACCGTCAGCAGGCCGCTTTCCCGGTCGTAGCGCACACCCAGTACGGAAGCAGACTTGGACAGCAACGGCTGCAAACCGCTGCCTTGCGGAACCTGCTGCATTTGTTTTGTGAAGGCCTCATAGATCTCATCATTGCTGAACAGCCTGACCGTCTGTTCCAGATAAACCAGTTGCCCGCGATCAAAATCCGGGTAATAAAAGCGGACCGTCTGCTCCAGGGGCACATCGGTTTCCATTTTCAGCAGAGCGCTGCTGATTTTTGTGTTGGGATCTGTCTTGGGCATGAATTCACGCAGAATCAAACCGATGCCGGGAGCATAGTAATCTCTGCTGGTTGCATCGGCAGTCACTGTCGTAATTTCCAGCGCGTTGAAAGTACCGCTGGGAACCGTGACTTTTTTCTGCATGGCGGTGATGCTGCGGGTGGAGCCGTTGCTCAGCGTCCAGGAAGTGCCTGTCTGCAGCGGTTCTTTCAGCATGATTTCCGCTTCTTCGCGCAAGGCCATTGCATTGATCCGGAAATAGGTTTCTCCTGCGCTATAGACTTTTTTCAGCATACCGTTTTCCAGGACATAAACGCTCACAGAAGTCGTGCCGGGATTCCGTTGCCTTAATTGAATGGCGGAATTGTTCTGGTAATCCACATAGGTCTCAAATTCGGCATATTCGTTGCCTTCCCCCTGGTAGACCAAATGTACGTTGCCGGTCAAAGGGAAATAATCCAGAATTTGCGCCGGCGCTGTCCGATTGCAGGCGGCCAAGAGACAGAGCAAAGCGGCAAGCAGGATCAATCGTGTTTTTTTCATCAGATCATACTCTCCTTTTCTGGGACGATTGATACGAAAAACGTCCGGGGTTTTTTTCTCTTGCGGAGAGAGCGGAGCAAAGAGCTGCGTATCGCTGTTTTAGACGCAACAAAGAATCGAAAAGTTGCAGCCGGGTGAGGCCGGCCGCCGGCGACAGCCAGGAAGCCACAAAGCTGTTAGTGGCAGGAGCGGTCCGTCAGCGAGAAAAAAGCTCCAAACAGGCTGATTGTCCTGCGCATCCTGCCGGGAGCCGGTTGCTTATTTTTTTAATTTTCTACCACAAACCCGTTTTCAATGGTAATGCTGCAATGATATCGCGGTGATACCTGGCTGACCGTTTGGGTAACGCGGTCCAGCAAATTTTGTTTGTCTTTCTCATTATAGGAATGCGGTACCACCAGATCAAAAATCAGATTGACCGATTGCTCCCCGTTCACGGTTCGGAAATCGTGAATGGCAGTTTTGGGATCAAGTTCCAGAAGGATCTGCTCGATCATATTTTTACTGTCCAAAACCCTTTTATCGTTGATTTCAATCGGATCCATATGGATGACCAGAAAAATCCCCATCTCCTTGGAAAAATCACGCTCGATTTTATCGATGGTTTCATGGATGACTTCCACACTGGAATTATTGGCTACTTCGGCATGAATGCTTGCCATGATATTGGAGGGGCCATAATTGTGCACGATCAAGTCATGACTGCCCAGGATGCCGTCATAACTCTCGACCTTCTTTGTGATAGTGTCATAGACGTCCTTATCGAGGGCTTCGCCTAACAGCGGCATCAGGGTGTCTTTGGCAATCTTAAAGCCGGAGAACAGAACAACGACGGAGACCGCCAAGCCGGTCCAGCCATCAATGGGAAAACCGGTCAATTTTTCAATCAGGACAGACAGGATGGTCGCAGAGGTGACAAAAACATCGTTGCGTGCATCGGCTGAGGTGGCTTTTAAAATCACGGAATTGATACGGTGACCAAAGAGAGAATAAAAGCGGGACAGCCAAATTTTCACCAGCACGGAGGCTGTCAAAATGCAGATAAACAGCCAGCTGAAACCGATTTTTTCCGGATTGAGGATTTTCGTGACGGAACTGACGAGCAGGCTGAAGCCGATATAAAGGATCAGAAAAGAAACGATCAAAGCGGCAATGTACTCAAACCTGCCGTGACCGAAGGGATGCTCTTTATCCGCTGTTTTTTCCGCCAATTTCACGCCCACCAAACTGATGACGGCAGAAGCGGCATCCGATAAGTTATTGAAACCATCGGCCATGATGGAGATACTGTTGATGCCAAGGCCGATGGCCAATTTAGCCATAAACAGTAAGGCATTGCAGAAAATGCCCACCATGCTGGCCAGCGTTCCATAGGCCGTGCGGACTTTGGCACTATTGGTATCCTCATAATCCGGGATGAATTTTCTTAATAGAAATTGAGTCATACTATCGCTCCCCGAAGCTTCCGATTTCTCATTTCCACAGAGATAAAAAACACCTGTGGAACATGCTACTGTCCCACAGATGTTTAAAAATCCATCCGTTGTCGAATCAACGACCCAGCCCCATCAATCAAATTGAAAGATTTGATTCATCGCCTGCTCAGATTGTACTGTAGATTTTATGCAGTGCAAAGAGATAATTTAATTATATCCTATCATTATCGCTGTGTCAAGCCTCAGACCGCGCTGAATTCAGTTTTGGAAAATTGCAAGTTTAATCGCCCACCATATAGTACGGATTATGATTCAGGCTGTCATTTGATTCGGCGATTTGCAGCTGGGATTTTTCATGGATCATGGCTCATCCGGGTTCCAATCTGCGCCGGCATCCGTGCGGGAAATGCCAAAAATGCTGCAGTGCCGCCGTTACGATAACGGGGGAATTTTAAAAAGCTGATCAAAAAGCTGATCAAAAAAAAGGCCGTTGCCCGCCCGGCAGCAGCCTTTTTTGCAAGCAAACGCTGGCCCTTCGACCTTCATGCAAGGGCTTCGTTGTGTTCCTGCGGCGCTAAATGCAGAACATAAACCGAAGTCGCGGCCGTTGGGATGTGATCGGTGAACGGTTCAAAAAGAGCCAAATCCTCTGACCTGACCGAAAAAGCCAGGTGATTGATCCTCAGCTGCTGAGCTCGTCTGAGCACGGCGGCAATCAAGCCGGCAGTAAGGCGTCTCCCCCAGAGATGGACAGCGGCGGTGTCATAGAGTCCGGTTCGGTCGCGCAAAACGCAAAGAGATTTCTCGCTCCCCTCCTGCAGCACAAAACTCATTTCTTTGGGGCGCAAATTAAAATCGATGGCATACTCACCCGGGTCTTCCTCATCGGAGAGCAGCTGCAGCAGTTGAGTTTGCGAAACAATGCGGCCGGAGAGCAGATTCTGCGCGAACAGCGCGCTGTCGGCTCTGGTTTGCCACAGCCTGCGCAGAGAGACCGTGCGGACCCGCAGCGGCGAGGTCTGCGGCGGCTGTGTGTTGACGTTGACCTGGTAATATTCCATTTCTTTTTGCATGGAGAATTTCTCATAAAAAGTCGCGGCAGCCGGATCATAGGTGGTGAGCGTTGTGCAGCCGATTTGTCCCAGCAATTCCAGCGCGTCCTGCATCATCAGCGTGCCGACGCCCTGCCCCCTGTAATCGGCATGGATGTACATGACGGAAAGATTGGCATTGTAACCATAGAGCGGGTCGTCGCCAAGGATCAGTTCCAATTCACCAACAATTTTACCGTTCAGTTCGGCAACCAACGGGATATGCCCCTGCAGCAAAAGCCGATTGAGATGGATGGCGCAGAGCTCAGGGCTCATCCAGGCGCCGCCATGTTCCCAGCGATCTAGGAGACTGCAGTCACGCCATTCGGCTTCGACGCGCCGCTGGCTGCCGTCTGCTTCGGTCAGACGATGATGCCAGACTTTCACATCGCTGCGGTGAACTTCGTGAATCCCCAGAGTATCCGCCAGGGTGGCGAAGCGAACCAATAACATTGAAAATCCCTCCCATTTCAAAAATGTTTGTGCTATAATAGCGGTAAAGTAGCGGTCTGATAAAGGCTGTCGGGGGAGATGAAGCGGTGTCTGCTTTCTTGTTGCCGGCCGACTGGCAGGCGCAGCTGACGCAGGTGATCAATACGCCGGACTATCGGCAAATGCTGCTGTTCCTGCAGCAGGAGTATCAGCGGAGAGTCGTTTATCCCCCGGCGGAGCAGGTATTTCGGGTTTTTCAGGCGGTGCCGTTTGCGCAAGTCCGGGTCGTGATTCTGGGACAGGATCCTTATTTACATTTCGGCGAAGCAGAAGGTTTTGCCTTCTCCGTTTCAAAAAATAGAAAAATTCCTTCCAGTTTGCACAATATCCATCGGGCGTTGGCGGCGGACTTAGGGTTGGCCATGCCGCCGCACGGCAGCCTGGCGGCCTGGCTGTGCCAGGGTGTTTTTTTGCTGAATACGATTCTGACGGTAGCCGGTCCCGGTTTGGAAGAAGTCCGGCAGGGAGCGGCCGCCACGGCGGTCGCCGGCAGTCATCGCGGCATCGGCTGGGAAAGCGTTACCGATGCGGTAATCAAGAGTCTCAGCGCAAGGCCGCAACCGCTGGTTTTTATGCTCTGGGGCAAGGAAGCGCAGAGCAAGCGGGCGCTGATCGATACCAATCGCCACCGTGTGCTGGAAGCGCCGCATCCCAGCGGTTTATCCGCCTGGCGGGGGTTTCTCGGCTGCCGTCATTTTTCACAGGCGAATTTGTTTTTGCAAAGCAACGGCCTGCCGCCGGTTGATTGGAATTTACCAGCCTAGGGAAGGGGTAAGAGGAGATGGCAAAATTATATTTTCGTTACGGTACCATGGGCAGCAGCAAATCGGCGCAAGCCTTGATGGTGGAGTTCAATTATCGCGAGCGCGGTTATCATGTGCTGTTGGTCAAGCCTTCCCTGGATACGCGGGAGGAGAATGCCGTGATCCGTTCCCGGGTCGGTTTGGAAGCGCCTTGCAAACTGCTCAACCGGGAGCAAACCTTCGCCGAATTGCTGCAGGCGGAGCATCAGGTGATCATTGTTGACGAAGCTCAGTTTTTGACCGGCAAACAAGTGGAGGAACTGAAAAACATCACGGTCGATCGCGATATGCCCGTGCTTTGCTACGGTTTGCGCACCGATTTTCGCACGCGGCTGTTTGAAGGCAGCGAGCGCTTAATGGAATTGGCGGAGAGTGTGGTGGAGATCAAATCCATCTGTCACTGCGGCGCCAAAGCAACCGTCAACGCGCGCTATAACGAGCATGGCATTGTCTATGAAGGCGCTCAAATTGAAATCGGCGGCAACGAACGCTACACACCGCTTTGCTATAAATGCTGGCGCGAAGGCAGGCTGAGTTAAGCAGGCCTTGCCTGCCCGGCGTGCTGCGGGTTACAATCAAGACAATCATCAAGAGAAAGACGGTGATCCCATGGCCAAGAAATCCGGCAATCAACAACTGGCGCAGAACCGCAAAGCGCGGCATGATTATTTCATTCTGGAGACCTTCGAAGCCGGCATCGAATTGCGGGGTACGGAAGTGAAATCAATCCGTCTCGGCCGCTTGAACCTGAAAGACAGCTATGCCCGGGTGGAAAAAGGGGAGTGCTGGCTGCAAAACGTGCATATCAGCCCTTATGAGGCCGGCAATCGCTTCAATGTGGATCCCCTGCGGGCGCGCCGGCTGCTGTTGCATAAGCGTGAAATTCTCAAACTGCAGAGTGCGGTCAAAGAAAAAGGCCTGACCCTCGTGCCGATTTCCTTCTATCTCAAAGAGGGCCTGGTCAAGGTGGAACTGGGGATTGCCCAAGGCAAAAAAATGTATGACAAGCGGGACGATGAGGCCGATAAAGCCGCCAGGCTGGAAAGCGCGCGCGCCACGAAGCAAACGAACCGTTACAATTAAACTTTGACAGAATCCCGCAGGTCGGGAACTTGACAAGCGGGCAAAAACTGTGTATAATTCCTTCCTGACAATTAAATTCTCATCAAGAGCGGTGGAGGGACAGGCCCGATGAAACCCGGCAACCGGCTGCGCTGCGGTACGGTGCCAAATCCTGCACAAAAGCTTGTGGCAGATGAGTGTATATGCAAAACGCAAAGACCTCTGCTTCTATGGGCAGAGGCCTTTTTTGCGCCGACAGATCCCGAGAAGACCTGTCAGTACACGGTTTGATCTTAAGGTAGGGAGGAAACGATGATGAACAAAGAACGTCACTATTTCACTTCGGAATCGGTTACCGAAGGACATCCTGATAAGATGTGCGATCAGATTTCCGATGGCATCCTCGATGCGATTATAAGCAGCGACAAAGGAGCAAGAGTCGCCTGCGAGACAATCGTCTGCACCGGACTGGCGCTGGTCATGGGGGAAATCACCACCACAACTTATGTGGATATTCCCAGTATCGTGCGGCAGGTCATCGAGGAAATTGGCTACACCCGCGGTAAATATGGTTTTGACGCAGAAAACTGTGCTGTACTCACTTCCATCACCGAGCAATCGGCGGATATTGCCATGGGTGTCAATGCCGCCCTGGAGTTGAAGGAAGGCAGCGAGAAAGAAACGGCGGATAATTGGCTGGGCGCCGGTGACCAGGGCATGATGTTTGGCTTTGCCTGCAATGAAACGCCGGAGCTGATGCCCGCTCCGATTCAGTATGCCCATCAGCTGACCCACAGATTGGCGGCGGTGCGCAAGTCAGGTCTGCTGCCCTGGCTGCGGCCCGACGGCAAAAGCCAGGTGACCGTAGAATATGAGGGGAATGTCCCCGTGCGGATTGCTACCGTTGTTTTATCCACGCAGCATGCGCCGGATGTCTCGCAGGAAGAAATTCGCCGGGAAATCCTGCAGCAGGTGATTATTCCGGCTTTGCCTGCGCATTTGCTGGATGAACAGACCCGCTATCTGATCAACCCGACCGGACGTTTTGTGATCGGCGGTCCGCATGGCGATTCCGGCTTGACCGGCCGTAAAATCATTGTCGATACCTACGGCGGCATGGCCAGCCACGGCGGCGGCGCTTTTTCCGGCAAGGATCCCACCAAAGTCGATCGTTCGGCCGCTTATATGGCGCGTTATATCGCTAAAAATCTGGTAGCAGCCGGTTTGGCCGACCGCTGCGAACTGCAGCTTGCCTACGCCATCGGGGTCGCGCAGCCGGTTTCGGTGATGCTGAATACGTTCGGCACCGGCAAGTTAGGAGAAGACCAACTGGTCAAGCTGGTGCGCCAGTATTTTGACATGCGTCCGGCCGCTATTATCAATCGCCTCAACCTGCGCCGTCCCATCTATCGTCAGGTGGCCTGTTACGGTCACTTCGGACGCAGCGATTTGGACCTGAGCTGGGAAAAGACAGATATGGCTCAAATTCTGGCCAACGCCGCACTCAAAATCAGCGCGTCAGCCGTGTAATCGGCGGAGCAATGCAACTCCCCTGTATCGCCGCAGCCTAAGGTTGCGGCGATACAGGGGAGTTTTACTTGGATTCGCCGCGGTCCTGTGCTATAATCAACAGGAAACCGGTGTTTGCAGGGAAAACGATTTTTTTTGCTTGAGAGAAAGGCGGCGGCTGGCATGGTTTTATTGGAAGGCACGGTACGCAGAATTACTTTTCATAACACAGAGAACTTTTATACCGTGCTGCGTCTGGAACTGCCGGGCAAACAACTGCCGGTTACGGTGGTCGGTCACTTTCCTGCGGTCAAAGAAGGAGAGCAATTGCGCCTGGAAGGCGATTGGATCACTCATGCCACCTTCGGCCGTCAATTCCGGGCCGAGAAAAGCGAGATCCTGCTGCCAACCACCGAGAACGGTCTGATTCGCTACCTTGGTTCCGGTCTGCTGAAAGGAATCAAACATAAACGGGCGGAAGCCATGGTGCAAAAGTTCGGTAAAGAAATCCTGCGTGTGATCCGGGAAGAGCCGCAGCGGTTGCAGGAGATTCGCGGCATCACAGCCAAAATGGCCGTGCAGATGCAGCGGGACCTGCAGGCGAATCAACAAATCGAAGCTTTTATGATCTATTTACAGGGCTTTGAGATCAGTCCGCATCTGGCGCTGCGCATTTATAAACATTATCAGGGGCAAAGCGGCGTCGATATGATTGCCTTGATCCGTGAAAACCCCTACCGTTTGGCCGATGAAGTGTTTGGCATCGGCTTCCGCACGGCCGACGAAATCGGCAAAAAACTGGGTGTGCAGGAGACTGATCCCAAACGCCTGCGCGCCGGACTCAGTTTTGTTTTGAGCGAGCAAGTCAATGACGGCCATTGTTATTATCCGGAAGAGCTCCTGCTGGAAAAAGCGGCGGAATATCTGAAAGTGGAAAACGCCTTGCTGCAGACGGCGCTGCTGTCTTTGCTGAGCAGCGGCGATTTTGTGGCGGAAGCGGAAGCCGGCGGCAGGCGGCGGATCTATTTGCTGCCTTTTTATCTTGCCGAAACCAATACGGCGCAGCGGCTGCGGCTGCTGTTGAATTTGGGTGCGGCGAATCTGCCGACTTTGCTGCAGGAGACAACCGGAGAAGACGATTTTCAGCTAAAACTGCTGCAGTTGCAAGCACAGCAGCAGATTACTTTTGCACCGGAACAGCGCATCGCTTTACAGGAAGCGCTGCATAACAGCCTGACGATCATTACCGGCGGACCGGGCACCGGTAAAACCACGATTGTGCGGGCTTTGGTGGCGCTTTATCTGCAATTGGGCGCCAAAGTTTTATTGGCGGCGCCCACCGGCCGGGCGGCCAAACGCCTGAGCGAAGTCACCGGCCGGGAAGCGAAGACTCTGCATCGCCTGTTGGAATACAGCTTTGTGGCCGGCAGCGGTGTTGATTTTGCCCGCAATGAAGACAATCCTCTGGGCTGTGATTTATTGATCGTGGATGAAAGCTCGATGATCGACTGCCTCTTGTTTTATCATTTGCTGAAAGCGTTGCCCAACGGCTGCCGTTTGATTCTGATTGGAGACCAGGATCAGCTGCCCCCCGTCGGCCCCGGCAATGTGCTGAAAGATCTGATTGCCTCCGGTGTGGTGCCGGTCGTGCAATTGCGGACTGTTTTCCGGCAGGCGGCCGAGAGCCGTATCGTAACCAACGCACATCGCATCAACCGGGGAGAGGTACCGCTCTATGGGGAACAAAACAGCGATTTCTTTTTTATGGAAAAAGAAAATGGCGAAGAAGCCCTGCAGCTGGTCTGCGATTTGGCAGCCGTTCGTCTGCCCAGTTTTCTGAATCTCGACCCGCTGGAAGGAATTCAGGTGCTGACACCGATGCGCCGCGGCAGCGTTGGTGTGGAAAGCTTGAATCAAGCCTTACAGCAGCGCCTGAATCCGGCCGCCCGGGGCAAAGCGGAACTGCAGCGCAACGGAGTGGCTTACCGTTTGGGTGACAAAGTCATGCAAATCCGCAATAACTACGATAAAGCCGTGTTCAACGGCGATATCGGCCGCATCATGTCGGTGGATGCCGAAGCGCAAAGCCTGGTTGTAGAATATGTCGACGGCGAGGGCAGCCATTTGATTGCCTATGAGGACAACGAACTGGACGAATTGGTGCAGAGCTATGCCATCTCCGTGCATAAAAGCCAGGGCAGCGAATACCCTGTGGTGATTCTGCCGCTGCTGACGCAGCATGCCGTGATGCTGCAGCGCAACCTCCTGTATACTGCCGTTACCCGCGGCAAAAAGCTGGTTGTTGTGGTTGGCAGCAAGCGCGCCATGCAGATGGCGGTCCGGCGCAATGATGTTGCCGTACGCTATACCGCTCTGGCTGAGCGCCTGAGGTTGGGCCGATGATAAAAAAACCCTGGCGCTATTACCCTTGGCTGCAGGCTGTCGGTAGTCTGATTTTCCCGCCGCTGCGGCAATGTTCGCTCTGTCAGGCTAAGATCGAAAGGGAAAGTGATCATGGCGTCTGCCCAAGCTGCTATGCCGGGCTGCCTTTTTTAGCGGATCCCGTATGTCCCATCTGCGGGACGCCGTTTCCCGGCGGTGCGATTTGCGGTGTCTGCCGGCAGCGGCAGACAACTTTTACCGCCAACCGTGCCTTACTTGCCTATCAAGACAAAGGCCGTGATCTGATCTTGGATTATAAGTACCGCTTTCAGCCCTCACTGGCCGATTTTTTTGCCGCCGAATTAACGGCGCGGCGTCTGCCGCAATACCAGTTTGAACAGACACCTCTGCTGACTTGGGTACCGATGACGCGCTCCCGCCTGCGTGAGCGCGGTTATAATCCCGCCTTACTCCTGGCGGAAGCGCTCAGCGTTACGAGCGGTTATCCGCTGCAGAATACCCTGGTCAAAACGAGCCAACCTCCCGATCAGCATGGTCTCAACCGTGCAGAGCGCTGGCAGGTGCTGAAGGATGTTTATCAGCCGATTGCCCACCTGCAGGCCGCCGGGCAGGTTTACCTGCTGATTGACGATGTTTACACCACCGGAGCGACCCTGCACTTTTGCGCGGCTGCGCTGCGCCAAGCCGGCGCCAAAGAGGTTTTCTGTCTGACGGCCGGCCTGACACTCTGAGGGATAGCGGGAAATGTTGCTTTGAGACAGCCGAAAAAAGAAGGAAAGTGAAATTGGTCTGTTGAACTGTAGCAATAAGACAGGTGAGCAAGCCTCCTG
The DNA window shown above is from Negativicutes bacterium and carries:
- a CDS encoding thymidine kinase, whose translation is MAKLYFRYGTMGSSKSAQALMVEFNYRERGYHVLLVKPSLDTREENAVIRSRVGLEAPCKLLNREQTFAELLQAEHQVIIVDEAQFLTGKQVEELKNITVDRDMPVLCYGLRTDFRTRLFEGSERLMELAESVVEIKSICHCGAKATVNARYNEHGIVYEGAQIEIGGNERYTPLCYKCWREGRLS
- the ung gene encoding uracil-DNA glycosylase, with the protein product MSAFLLPADWQAQLTQVINTPDYRQMLLFLQQEYQRRVVYPPAEQVFRVFQAVPFAQVRVVILGQDPYLHFGEAEGFAFSVSKNRKIPSSLHNIHRALAADLGLAMPPHGSLAAWLCQGVFLLNTILTVAGPGLEEVRQGAAATAVAGSHRGIGWESVTDAVIKSLSARPQPLVFMLWGKEAQSKRALIDTNRHRVLEAPHPSGLSAWRGFLGCRHFSQANLFLQSNGLPPVDWNLPA
- a CDS encoding ABC transporter ATP-binding protein/permease, translating into MAVLKLSPVEKPDQISSYWKRERSVLTAVFFCGILCNGGMSVWPILQGRLIDSILAKSPLRLVWLQAALFVAAVLLIQLMRYFKRYYVRLFANRTSAAMRMMLYNNIMHREILELSQEQTGDLMTKAVSDVDICVEGMRKVTTEIFDTGVLMLSYFISLLVYDWKLTLVSCLFVPVAMWLAESLKNYIVKFSKAAREQSSRVAGLTYDNIEHTVLLRVNGLEGKNRQAYFHELDDLQVKSVRANILENSMQPVYNVIALLGIVFILYYGGSNVISGFWTVGMFSTYLTIFIALTTKDSKASKLFNTYQKATVSWQRIKPYLTAYREDERSDRSGAAGASLVVRDLSFSYPTEPALILEQLNFSAKAGELIGVTGPVACGKSSLGVALQGLYPYLGSIQLAGRELRDYSKVERSNRISYLGHQPQLLSDTLYRNITLGAEGDISAVLRDVCFEEDLSAMPEGIQTLVGSSGIRLSGGQQARIALARALYHHGALLILDDPFSAVDMKTEQIILNNLRTHYTDCVILLISHRLTVFPLTDRIVFLHSDHTAEYGTHQSLLASSALYASIYQLQTGGDGHEA
- a CDS encoding MarR family transcriptional regulator, whose amino-acid sequence is MDATNRQISKIAREATRFTGKVLKDSGIGLAEYEFIHCVRHHPGISQEGIRAELNLDKAAVARRAVNLERKGFLLRQQDPSDGRSKQLYVTAKGDAVKNARASVESFFYEWLLADLTAVEKESFLPVLDRLYWKSKNERRIGFGNLLALEAKEHGSSEA
- a CDS encoding GerMN domain-containing protein gives rise to the protein MKKTRLILLAALLCLLAACNRTAPAQILDYFPLTGNVHLVYQGEGNEYAEFETYVDYQNNSAIQLRQRNPGTTSVSVYVLENGMLKKVYSAGETYFRINAMALREEAEIMLKEPLQTGTSWTLSNGSTRSITAMQKKVTVPSGTFNALEITTVTADATSRDYYAPGIGLILREFMPKTDPNTKISSALLKMETDVPLEQTVRFYYPDFDRGQLVYLEQTVRLFSNDEIYEAFTKQMQQVPQGSGLQPLLSKSASVLGVRYDRESGLLTVDLSAEFVSDMNAGTTLESMLLNSVANTFGNYFQTDRVAITIAGKPYASGHILFEEGEYLTADWQNIQAWQTK
- the smpB gene encoding SsrA-binding protein SmpB, coding for MAKKSGNQQLAQNRKARHDYFILETFEAGIELRGTEVKSIRLGRLNLKDSYARVEKGECWLQNVHISPYEAGNRFNVDPLRARRLLLHKREILKLQSAVKEKGLTLVPISFYLKEGLVKVELGIAQGKKMYDKRDDEADKAARLESARATKQTNRYN
- a CDS encoding GNAT family N-acetyltransferase, whose translation is MLLVRFATLADTLGIHEVHRSDVKVWHHRLTEADGSQRRVEAEWRDCSLLDRWEHGGAWMSPELCAIHLNRLLLQGHIPLVAELNGKIVGELELILGDDPLYGYNANLSVMYIHADYRGQGVGTLMMQDALELLGQIGCTTLTTYDPAAATFYEKFSMQKEMEYYQVNVNTQPPQTSPLRVRTVSLRRLWQTRADSALFAQNLLSGRIVSQTQLLQLLSDEEDPGEYAIDFNLRPKEMSFVLQEGSEKSLCVLRDRTGLYDTAAVHLWGRRLTAGLIAAVLRRAQQLRINHLAFSVRSEDLALFEPFTDHIPTAATSVYVLHLAPQEHNEALA
- a CDS encoding cation diffusion facilitator family transporter: MTQFLLRKFIPDYEDTNSAKVRTAYGTLASMVGIFCNALLFMAKLAIGLGINSISIMADGFNNLSDAASAVISLVGVKLAEKTADKEHPFGHGRFEYIAALIVSFLILYIGFSLLVSSVTKILNPEKIGFSWLFICILTASVLVKIWLSRFYSLFGHRINSVILKATSADARNDVFVTSATILSVLIEKLTGFPIDGWTGLAVSVVVLFSGFKIAKDTLMPLLGEALDKDVYDTITKKVESYDGILGSHDLIVHNYGPSNIMASIHAEVANNSSVEVIHETIDKIERDFSKEMGIFLVIHMDPIEINDKRVLDSKNMIEQILLELDPKTAIHDFRTVNGEQSVNLIFDLVVPHSYNEKDKQNLLDRVTQTVSQVSPRYHCSITIENGFVVEN